TTTCTTCCGATTCCAGCGCGGCCGCGCTCGACGGCAAGGACTGGGGAGCTGCCGAAGTCTTCCGTCAATTTCTCTTCGATGACGGCGGCCTGTCTCAGGTTCGTATTTGCCGTTATAATAATCTTTCCCCCCAATTTGTTTGACCAAATGAGACATCATACTCAACGTGTGttcttttaattgaaaaagtgtttgatcttcaaaatttgaagtttgtgaaaatgaaattcaggCCCTCTGTCATTTCAAAATAACCGATGGTGCTCTGGACCGTATTAGCTGTAATGATCTATTTCTTGGGTGATTGGGTAATTTGAGTTGTTTTGCTGAGTTGGGGAGGAGCCAGGAATTTATCTTGTGGGAGAATTTATCTAGTGATATGCTAGCTCTGCCCCTGTTTCTCAGTATAGTAGTACTctactttataattttctccTAATATGTTTGTGTTATGTTATGTTTGTCAGGTGCCGTTGCTTAATTCATCAACGATGAAATGGGTGCAACCCAATACTCTTGTTCGGTTTCGAGGCATGATACAAGATATGTTGGGAAATGAATTTTATGTTGGTGCTTATAAGGTATGTTTGGCGTTACACTAACTCTAGTTCGTTAATGTAATGTTGGCTTTCCTTCAGTCTAAAGAGGGATATACTTGATGTCATTTTTTCGGGTTTTATCAATGCAGGACAGTGATAAGTGGATAACCAATAAGTTTGCTGATGGTTCCCATGGTCCTTCTGATGCATCATCCGATGTGCGGATTTGGGAGCGCCGACTTCTTTACTGTACCCCTGTGAGCATTTTCTTTGATGTTCTCATTTGATATTGTTACTTTAGCTACTGCCCATTAAATTAATGCATGGTTAATAATCCTATCAAATCTTGCTCTAGGTTCCTGGGCAGAACTCATGGGTAGAGTGTTCCCCTGATGCTATGAGAAATCCGTATATTAGTGCTATTTCTCCACTTAGGGAGAAGCGGCAGAGGGAGGATGAAGCAACCAAGAGTGATGCTGATATGGTGGTAAATCATTGGCCTGAACTAGTTACGATTATGCAAAACTTCACTTTGTTCTCAGATAATGTTTTGTGTCTAACATTGGCTTACATGTGATTTACATCATCTCTGTATTCCATCACTAATAGTTGAAAACCGTCATTGttcaaatatatgaataaatattacaatgtcaataaatattacaatGTCCTTGGATGggaatatattataataatgttCTAACCTGAAACTCACATATGTTTTACAGGAACCAGGCCATGCCATTGAGGATTCTCCCAATCCGAAAAAGATGGCATGTTCAACTTtcttagtattttatcaagttaTGGTTTTCCTGTGCATAAGTTAAGAGTCCCTGATTGTCCcaccttttcctttttcttttttcacagCGTGAGGATGGAGTTGCTTTTGAGCCATTTAATTTGCAGAAGGTGGTGACTGAAGGAAGTACATCTAACTCAAGTACACCTGCCGTTGAAAGAAATTCAGTTTCTTGTCTTGTAAAGGTGAATGCATAGTTTCTGAGCTAGATAgattgaattttcattttctttataaatgaTCCATTGATCATTGTGGTAATAATGTTACAATTTGCAGATTTACGACTCTCCTGAGTCAGACTTGAAGCTTAATGAAGTTTTTGAGTTTGTTGGCATCTTCACTTTTGACCCAGACCTTACCGTACTCATAGATGATAAAGAAGTCATGGATGACTTTTGTGAAGATGAATTACTTTGTCTTCCTCCCTCCAAGGTCAGCATCATGTTTCACTTTCACTATTTTCCACCTTAATATGTCAATTTGTGCATGTAATCTGAATTTATCTTATGCTTGTCTCCAAGTTTTGATGTTAAAGTTTGATCATGCTTTAATACTTAATTAgtccattttcttcttctttggcCCTCATAAGTGATTCCGGCATCTTTGTCATAGACAGAAAGAAAGGGGTAACCTTTTTTTGGGTTGCTATGTAGagtgataaattaaatcatatctGTAATTAAACTGTGAATTTCTACAACTGAAAATACATGCTGATTGAGATTGAAAGATtttcaagagagagagagattgctTTTAGATTCTCAGTTTGTCCTTGAATGCTTTTGACATGTCTGGTCCCAGTCAAGATACTTGCAAGGTGTGCTGATTTTTAAATGGTACAGGTTCCTCGACTTCATTGTGTTGTGCACCGGAAGCTTGGACCAAGTGCTTTTGTTTCCAGTCCTCATTTGGAGGTAGGTTGGAAAATATTGATTGATCTGTGCCTCTTAAAACTTCTGCACTATATAGCACTCTGTAGCATATCAATCATTTCTGTCTGTTTGACACTGATAATTGCAGTTAACAACCtagattttgtttttcctGATAATTGCAGTTAACAACCCcagtaataaaagaaataagggAAGCGCTTATTGGACATCTCGCAGCTGTTCTTGGAGGTGATCGGTTGGCAGCTGAATACATTTTGTTGCACCTGCTATCCAGAGTATACATCTTGCTTCTCCGTCTTTTTCTGTAACAAAATCGCATAGAACTTATACAGGCCTACATCAATTTTCTGAGTAGAGCCTTTTGAAACTTAAGATGAACTCGTGCTTATTTTGGATAATTTATTCAGCATAATGATTACAATGTGCAGGTGCATGCAAGAGTAGATGAAGTTGCTGTTGGAAAGCTATCTCTAAATCTTACTTGCTTTAACAAAGAAAACATGTCTGTATTTGGAAATAATCTTAAACTGATCATAGGAAGCCTCATACCTTTCACAGAATGCTTGCCTCTCACTGTTGATTATCTCAATTCAGCTACCCTCGCCCCAAAGAAAGACTACAACACAAATAGGTAAAGATAGTCAATTTTGTTATCTGCTGAATTGATAATTTTGCAAacttttgctttatttataatggacATGAAAGAAGATTGTGTCTTATCATATATGTTCCTGTATCCACAGGTTGGTGCCTGGGCTTTTACAGTTAGCCGAAGGCTCACATTTAACCATTGACGAGACCCCATTACAATCTGGAACCCTTAACTCTGGAGGCCTTGAAAATGCACAAGTACTAAGAAGCATGATGGAGTCACAAAAGgttcattttgctatttacAGTGGTATTAATGGAGACTAATATTACACTCCTCCCCTTTCTTACATCAGTTCCATCTGATTTTGCATACCACAGGTTCATTATGatttcacatattataaaatggAGATGCCTGCAGATGTTCAATTCCTGATCCTTTCCGAAGGCAAATCAAATATCCTGCCTGCTGATCTCGTCCTCCCTTTTCACCCATCTTCAGTTGACCCTGCATCAGGGGTGGATGGAGAAATGCTGAAAGCTTGGAGATGGTATTTGGCTACCATGAAATCACTACCTCATTCAATTGATCCACCTCTGCAGAAGGTCGGTTTTAAATCCGGTTTTTTAGTCTAATTCTAATCTATGTTAGTCTTAAAATTACTGTTTTTATGTACTACTTTCAGCTCTATTTAAGGTAAAAGCTAGTGCTGCATCTCAATATTAATGTCTTGGTGTGGTTTGATCTTTACTTAACTGGTGTCAATCCATAtggtatttttaaaaaatgaaatcatctGATGAATTACAGGCTGTCGAAGATGATCTAGTTGCTGCTCGACAAGCGGATAGGAGCTTAAGCAGAGAAGACTTTAGTAGGTAAAGATGTTTGTAGCCTGAGTTTTTAATCCTCATTCTGCGATCAATGTCTGTTTCCCAAGCTTATGGATTTTTCCTTGCAGATGGCTTACCATGGGGCGCCTGATGTCGGTCAGTTTTGGGGCGACTTCTTTGTCGATGGAACACTGGCAAATGGTGAAAGAACTTGAGAGGCTCCGGAAGAATAGGTTTCAAGGGTATCTCTGAAGCAGATGATAAATAAACAGTGACTGTTGTAGATCCTTCTTTCCCCTAATGTCTTCCTAGTTTGTTTTGTTGTCAGAATGAAGTGATGTTCTCCCACATCATTAGTAATGCCATTTACAAACTCTTTACCCAATTGGATACTTACATTTTTGTCTCGTATGAGACTATACTTAACTCTACCAACTGAAACAAACTTTAGCAACCCCTAAACAATCTGACTGAAAATCCGTGTAAAATACGAGTAATTTTTCACTAGAAGTCTAGAACCAAAATCATAAGTACCATTTAAATTAcaacacaatattaaaaataaaaaaaaatgttgcttataactgaatttgtttttctaatACTATGTTTTTATGtattgtatatttgtattccaaataaattttcagcctaccatttttaataaatttattacgAAAACTAGTTATTCCAGCACAGATTCTCCTTTTTTTCACACTTACAAATAACGTTCgttcttatatttttcaaaccaCTTTTTTTCAGTTCAGCTAACATGtctctatatatatgaagattttatattcaaaattgtcttatttatttggataaatatagTTTTGGTGTATCACAACCTTACTATACTGGTAAACCtatatgatataattaaaCCATACAAGAAGAAGATTTGAAACAGTTACTGTACAGGACAGTAGACATGAAAcatcacataataataataatggtaAATCTATTTTAACAGTGAGGAACTCAAAGCAAACTAATGAAGGTACATACCCGCAACATGATATTAGCGCTTATGTATAAGATAAGATATGAATTCGCATTACATGATCTACAGACAAGTATTTATTTGGCGTATGATCTACAGCTGCAAAAGAGTAAGATAACAGTAAAATCTGAACTATACATTTGACTAAACAAATTTGATGCATCGCCACTGTTAACTGTACATGGAACCTCCGATTATTTAGTCCGAACCTGATAGGCACTTTCTTATCCTAATCTGACTCATCTTGGGATACTTCCTCTACTGGCAGTTCAAAATTATCAATGTCGTCATAGTAtgcttttttctctctaatgaatTCTTCTGGCAATTCACTtgtattttcagtttttggcCTCTTCTGCAAAACCACATCAATCATAGATATCAGAAAGTGAACAATTCATCAATAACAGGATATGTTACACGGGAGAGAGAAAGATTGAATAGGAGACAAGCACTCAATGAAACATTACTAATTTCAATCAGAAGTGAACAAAACCAGTTTGATGGGATTATGCTAGACAGTAAgaacttttattttgatttgagaaTGGACAAACATGATATGATTAAAGAGAGCAAAGGCCAGTAATTCAGAACTTAGAGAAATATATTAACTTGAGGAGATTATCATCCTTCAACAAACCCAAAAGGCCTAATAAAGAGAATGTTACAAAATTGAGAATATACTTTCATTCCAACAATCAAACAGGAAACATGATAGTAATGGTGGTAGATAACTGATTCCATAAAGGAAAGACAGAACAAAGGCCAGTTTCATATCATACCACAAATTTGAAACGTGAGAAATCAATGTACCGACAATGTGatcttatttcaattttatgcagttttaCTTTTCAAACGTAATATACATGCATGTACTACATTATCTCAGTAACATCAGCCACAATGGGAATGAGTAAAAGTACAACAAGGTTAAGTGGAAAGCACCATAGTCAAAGATGTAGAATTATTACAAAAGACCCCCAGAAGTTGGTGCATAGTCTACccaacaaaagaaagaaatgtcCTGTAATCTTTGAAACCTTAAAAACAATTGCATCTCAttgaggttttatttttttattacaaatagCTATCAACTGTCATGCTATTTCACGTAAAATCTGTTATTACTTGTACAAGAATAGGGATTATTGTATTCAGAAAGAGAACATTGTACATACCTTTCTAGCATTTGCCTGTGGATCAGTCCAtgaattaaaatgtttaacATCTTCATCAAGATCAttcctaaataaaaaaagaagcatTCAGTAGATCAGTGAAAGGGGCAGATATTGGTTAAATAAGAGGAATATAGCATCAGGACAGCTTATTGCTACAGATGATCATTCTAACGAGCAGAagtaaaatgacaatttttccTTATAAGACTATGAACATAACAATGAAATTGCATAGAGTCATCGCATGTTTTTACAACACCTTACAAGACAAATGAATACTTTTGGTTTCTACCAGAATTGTTAATATCAGAAAGAGAACTTCCTCGGTTCACCAACAAAAGCAAATCTATAGCAGCAAAACAGTCTATATAAATCAGTGATAGTGTATCACAAGGTCATTTAACCATTAAAGTGAGTTAGCACTTAGCGTATAAGTGGCTGATACCAGCTTGTCCATAAGACTGAAAAGGTTTCAGAATTGAATATCTCAAAAGTTATTCAATTTTCTAAACAGAACTCTCTTCTGTAATTGCCAGAGATGGTGAATGTGTAATACGGAAGCTTGGTTAAGTGTGTGCATGTGTTATTAATTATCAACTATTTCTGAACGTAAGAGacgagagagagatagagagatagagagagagatttacTGTAGTTTTTTGGTCCTCGTGATTGTAGGGCAACTTGAAACCCCAAAAGCATTATTATTCCTCGCACTTGTCTTCATCTTCCTTGATGGACGGGTCATGGCTGCCATAGCTGCAGATGACTCTCAAATGTTAGATGGTTCAAGAATCACACTCCCCTGTCCCTTTGTTTTCTCAGGCAAGAAGTTAGCAGTGTTCACAAACTTGGGCCTGTCCATTGGTCCCCCAATGAAGGACGTAGAAGGATTGAAATAATCCTTCTCTATATCTTTTAATTGCAAAATGGAAGATCTATTATGTTGTAATATCACTTTATTTATCTTAGTTTCTCAAATGAAAAGCACGAAGTGTCTGAAACATTCTTACCTATTTCGGATTGTTTTCCCAATCCAGCATTAGAAGAGCTGATTTTTGCTTTCCCTTTCTCTGTTTTTCCAGAGGAGTGGCTGTAGGAAACAAGCTTATCCATGTTACTCTCTTTCACATCCTCAGCAAAACCACTAGAGAAACTGTGATTTCCTTCGCCTTTCTGGCATGATTTCTCAACCAGAGTGCTGGAATTACAAATACTATTCTGAATTTCCTTTAGCTTCCCAGTAGGTAATGAATTATATGGCATGGCAACGGCCTTCCCTTTGTCCTTCCTTTCCGTAAGAGGCGTGTGACAGCCAATCAAATCAGAGTTTATCTCTTTCCTGGGTTTTTCAATAATCTTTCTTCGATCATATGCTGCATTTCGCATGCTCATAACACCATCAGTAACAGACATGTTACAGATCCTACTCcgattttctttcattttctcagAAGCTGATGAACTAAATGGTACAGCAGCGGCCTTCCTTTTGTCCTTCCTCTTCTCAATAGATGTGCGACTATCAATAACTTGTGCCTCTCTTTCTTTATtggaattttcaat
The nucleotide sequence above comes from Salvia hispanica cultivar TCC Black 2014 chromosome 5, UniMelb_Shisp_WGS_1.0, whole genome shotgun sequence. Encoded proteins:
- the LOC125187700 gene encoding uncharacterized protein LOC125187700 isoform X2, which encodes METRNRKPLSDITDFHNLTPLSVLRELISSNPTCKPPLSILRSNSNSTNHKLGPESSDRSNTSIGSSSVGASSNSKTVLFRNLPNALPPPISPAYSRRNNIENSNKEREAQVIDSRTSIEKRKDKRKAAAVPFSSSASEKMKENRSRICNMSVTDGVMSMRNAAYDRRKIIEKPRKEINSDLIGCHTPLTERKDKGKAVAMPYNSLPTGKLKEIQNSICNSSTLVEKSCQKGEGNHSFSSGFAEDVKESNMDKLVSYSHSSGKTEKGKAKISSSNAGLGKQSEIAMAAMTRPSRKMKTSARNNNAFGVSSCPTITRTKKLQNDLDEDVKHFNSWTDPQANARKKRPKTENTSELPEEFIREKKAYYDDIDNFELPVEEVSQDESD
- the LOC125187700 gene encoding uncharacterized protein LOC125187700 isoform X1, encoding METRNRKPLSDITDFHNLTPLSVLRELISSNPTCKPPLSILRSNSNSTNHKLGPESSDRSNTSIGSSSVGASSNSKTVLFRNLPNALPPPISPGDIGTKNAAYSRRNNIENSNKEREAQVIDSRTSIEKRKDKRKAAAVPFSSSASEKMKENRSRICNMSVTDGVMSMRNAAYDRRKIIEKPRKEINSDLIGCHTPLTERKDKGKAVAMPYNSLPTGKLKEIQNSICNSSTLVEKSCQKGEGNHSFSSGFAEDVKESNMDKLVSYSHSSGKTEKGKAKISSSNAGLGKQSEIAMAAMTRPSRKMKTSARNNNAFGVSSCPTITRTKKLQNDLDEDVKHFNSWTDPQANARKKRPKTENTSELPEEFIREKKAYYDDIDNFELPVEEVSQDESD
- the LOC125186924 gene encoding mini-chromosome maintenance complex-binding protein isoform X1, coding for MVGLPYDCLANPLGAVRSTFDKAISSDSSAAALDGKDWGAAEVFRQFLFDDGGLSQVPLLNSSTMKWVQPNTLVRFRGMIQDMLGNEFYVGAYKDSDKWITNKFADGSHGPSDASSDVRIWERRLLYCTPVPGQNSWVECSPDAMRNPYISAISPLREKRQREDEATKSDADMVVNHWPELEPGHAIEDSPNPKKMREDGVAFEPFNLQKVVTEGSTSNSSTPAVERNSVSCLVKIYDSPESDLKLNEVFEFVGIFTFDPDLTVLIDDKEVMDDFCEDELLCLPPSKVPRLHCVVHRKLGPSAFVSSPHLELTTPVIKEIREALIGHLAAVLGGDRLAAEYILLHLLSRVHARVDEVAVGKLSLNLTCFNKENMSVFGNNLKLIIGSLIPFTECLPLTVDYLNSATLAPKKDYNTNRLVPGLLQLAEGSHLTIDETPLQSGTLNSGGLENAQVLRSMMESQKVHYDFTYYKMEMPADVQFLILSEGKSNILPADLVLPFHPSSVDPASGVDGEMLKAWRWYLATMKSLPHSIDPPLQKAVEDDLVAARQADRSLSREDFSRWLTMGRLMSVSFGATSLSMEHWQMVKELERLRKNRFQGYL
- the LOC125186924 gene encoding mini-chromosome maintenance complex-binding protein isoform X2, producing MVGLPYDCLANPLGAVRSTFDKAISSDSSAAALDGKDWGAAEVFRQFLFDDGGLSQVPLLNSSTMKWVQPNTLVRFRGMIQDMLGNEFYVGAYKDSDKWITNKFADGSHGPSDASSDVRIWERRLLYCTPVPGQNSWVECSPDAMRNPYISAISPLREKRQREDEATKSDADMVEPGHAIEDSPNPKKMREDGVAFEPFNLQKVVTEGSTSNSSTPAVERNSVSCLVKIYDSPESDLKLNEVFEFVGIFTFDPDLTVLIDDKEVMDDFCEDELLCLPPSKVPRLHCVVHRKLGPSAFVSSPHLELTTPVIKEIREALIGHLAAVLGGDRLAAEYILLHLLSRVHARVDEVAVGKLSLNLTCFNKENMSVFGNNLKLIIGSLIPFTECLPLTVDYLNSATLAPKKDYNTNRLVPGLLQLAEGSHLTIDETPLQSGTLNSGGLENAQVLRSMMESQKVHYDFTYYKMEMPADVQFLILSEGKSNILPADLVLPFHPSSVDPASGVDGEMLKAWRWYLATMKSLPHSIDPPLQKAVEDDLVAARQADRSLSREDFSRWLTMGRLMSVSFGATSLSMEHWQMVKELERLRKNRFQGYL